One genomic segment of Acanthochromis polyacanthus isolate Apoly-LR-REF ecotype Palm Island chromosome 9, KAUST_Apoly_ChrSc, whole genome shotgun sequence includes these proteins:
- the fem1a gene encoding protein fem-1 homolog A, translated as MDITTAVFNAARDGKLKLIQKLLSNKTPEELEALAEEKTQGGTPLLIASRYGHLEVVDYLLQHCKANVELGGSVNFDGETIEGAPPLWAASAAGHLPVVKTLLKHGASVNNATLTNSTPLRAACFDGHLEIVRYLVEHRADMEVANRHGHTCLMISCYKGHKEIAKFLLDRGADVNRKSVKGNTALHDCAESGSLDIMKMLLKCNARMERDGYGMTPLLAASVTGHTNIVEYLAHQPRTSREERIDALELLGATFVDKKRDLLGAMRYWRRAMELRQPGDKAGSLAKPPPGPPIPAYGCAQEVSTAEELEALITDPDEMRMQALLVRERILGPSHPDTSYYIRYRGAVYADSGNFERCISLWKYALDMQQSNLDPLSPMTASSFLSFAELFSFVLQDRAKGTLSTRVTFHDLMTVLGKSVREVERAVAQRDNPPEAPQFTKALSIILHLIFLLEKLECSPEQEHQKKHTVYRLLKLNPRGRTGFTPLHMAVDKETTSVGRYPVGRFPSQAVAALLLECGADVDSRDSENNTPLHIAASNGCPEIMALLMKAGAHFDATNAQRKTAYELLDEHSSGHPALYPLNYVTLQCLAARAIERHRLPYRGLISEEMEAFIELH; from the coding sequence ATGGATATAACCACGGCGGTTTTCAACGCAGCCAGAGATGGTAAGCTGAAACTTATCCAGAAGTTGCTGAGCAACAAAACTCCTGAGGAACTGGAGGCTTTAGCCGAAGAAAAGACCCAGGGAGGAACCCCTCTGCTCATAGCCTCCCGATACGGACACCTGGAGGTCGTAGATTACCTCCTTCAACACTGTAAAGCAAATGTTGAACTCGGGGGTTCGGTTAACTTTGACGGAGAGACCATCGAGGGGGCTCCGCCGTTGTGGGCGGCTTCGGCGGCCGGTCACCTCCCGGTGGTCAAGACGCTACTGAAACACGGTGCCTCAGTGAACAATGCAACACTAACTAACTCAACGCCGCTCCGAGCTGCCTGCTTCGACGGTCACCTGGAGATCGTCCGCTACCTGGTGGAGCACAGAGCCGACATGGAGGTCGCCAACCGCCACGGCCACACCTGCCTCATGATCTCCTGCTACAAGGGCCACAAGGAGATAGCCAAGTTTCTCCTGGACCGTGGTGCTGATGTTAACCGGAAAAGCGTGAAGGGAAACACCGCCCTTCACGACTGTGCTGAGTCGGGGAGTCTGGACATCATGAAGATGCTGCTGAAGTGCAACGCCCGCATGGAGAGAGATGGCTATGGGATGACCCCGCTGCTGGCTGCAAGTGTAACAGGTCACACCAACATAGTGGAGTATCTGGCCCACCAGCCTCGCACCTCCAGGGAGGAACGCATAGATGCACTTGAGCTCCTTGGGGCTACTTTTGTGGACAAAAAACGCGATCTGTTGGGCGCGATGAGGTACTGGAGAAGGGCCATGGAGCTGAGGCAGCCAGGGGACAAAGCTGGATCCCTGGCCAAACCTCCACCCGGTCCTCCAATCCCCGCCTACGGCTGTGCACAGGAGGTGAGCACTGCAGAGGAACTTGAAGCTTTGATCACAGACCCTGATGAGATGAGGATGCAAGCCTTGTTGGTTCGTGAGCGCATCCTTGGTCCGTCTCATCCAGACACCTCTTACTACATCCGCTATAGGGGAGCTGTGTATGCTGACTCAGGCAACTTTGAACGCTGCATCAGTCTGTGGAAATATGCTTTGGACATGCAGCAAAGCAACTTGGACCCTCTCAGTCCCATGACGGCTTCCAGTTTCCTGTCCTTTGCAGAGCTCTTCTCTTTTGTTCTTCAAGACCGGGCCAAAGGCACCCTGTCAACACGCGTCACCTTCCACGATCTGATGACTGTTCTGGGGAAAAGTGTGAGGGAGGTAGAGAGAGCAGTGGCACAAAGGGACAATCCTCCAGAAGCTCCTCAGTTCACCAAAGCTCTCTCCATCATCCTCCACCTCATCTTTCTATTGGAGAAGCTTGAGTGCAGCCCAGAACAAGAGCACCAAAAGAAGCACACAGTGTACCGTTTGCTCAAGCTGAACCCCCGAGGTCGGACTGGCTTCACTCCCCTCCACATGGCTGTAGACAAAGAAACCACATCTGTAGGCCGCTACCCCGTGGGCCGCTTCCCCTCCCAGGCGGTGGCAGCGCTGCTCCTGGAGTGTGGCGCGGATGTCGATTCACGTGACAGTGAGAACAACACGCCGCTGCACATCGCTGCTAGCAACGGCTGTCCAGAGATTATGGCACTTCTTATGAAGGCGGGGGCTCATTTTGATGCTACGAATGCACAGAGGAAGACGGCCTATGAGCTGTTGGATGAGCACAGCAGCGGACACCCGGCCCTCTACCCGCTGAACTACGTCACCCTTCAGTGCCTGGCAGCACGTGCAATTGAAAGGCACAGACTGCCCTACAGAGGACTGATCTCTGAGGAGATGGAGGCTTTCATTGAACTGCACTGA